A stretch of Triticum aestivum cultivar Chinese Spring chromosome 1D, IWGSC CS RefSeq v2.1, whole genome shotgun sequence DNA encodes these proteins:
- the LOC123183323 gene encoding protein lin-54 homolog has protein sequence MSQQTCSCADLNCFHGGCACFTNEGVCSKDCKCRAKCKNILDNEETVTEKFAEHTKNKAPAAQTLPSGSVVAVLVPDTRAKPFPARKPGSMLRCSCPTSQCENGNCRCNRAGLPCCDLCKCNDCRNRGKLQDLFPGSGIKEEVPASGPTVTTRGKAQAVKESAVGCKCQTECASRCGCVRRKIKCTSKCKCQVCGNDDGSRFSNMSKAGAGGQGSTRSSSSAVESTGKRPKRV, from the exons ATGTCGCAACAGACGTGCTCGTGTGCCGACCTCAATTGCTTCCATGG CGGTTGTGCTTGTTTCACAAATGAAGGGGTCTGCTCTAAGGACTGCAAGTGCCGTGCTAAGTGCAAGAACATCTTGGATAATGAAGAGACGGTCACAGAGAAATTCGCTGAACACACCAAGAACAAAGCTCCTGCCGCTCAAACGCTTCCCTCGGGCTCTGTTGTGGCGGTCCTCGTGCCGGATACCAGGGCTAAGCCATTCCCAGCACGAAAACCAGGGTCTATGCTACGGTGCAGCTGTCCCACCTCCCAGTGCGAAAACGG GAACTGCAGATGTAACAGGGCTGGCTTGCCTTGTTGTGACCTCTGCAAGTGCAACGACTGCAGAAATCGGGGGAAGCTCCAGGATCTATTCCCGGGCAGCGGGATCAAGGAAGAGGTTCCTGCTTCAGGTCCGACCGTGACGACTCGTGGGAAGGCacag GCTGTCAAGGAGTCTGCTGTTGGGTGTAAATGCCAAACCGAATGCGCCAGTCGCTGCGGTTGCGTGAGGCGTAAAATCAAGTGCACCTCCAAATGCAAGTGCCAAGTGTGCGGCAATGACGACGGGAGCAGATTTT CCAATATGTCCAAGGCTGGAGCAGGGGGTCAAGGTAGTActcgcagcagcagcagcgccgtcGAATCGACAGGCAAACGGCCAAAACGCGTT TGA